A window from Aerococcus sp. Group 1 encodes these proteins:
- a CDS encoding nitroreductase family protein: MVFKRRSVRHFDPNVKISRDELKQIVKETVTAPSACNLQSWHFEIVDNEAGKEKLKSYFIPFNTPQIDSCSAMVLVFGDTQSHKNYRKAWEDDYHAGKITKEEMEDNFSRILYRYEDGPRDFLVNDATVDAAMAAMQLLLVARAHGYEGNAIAGYDTTKAAETFGLDPYRYIPVMAVALGIPAKNGPAEEDHSDRYGLDTILHFVDE; encoded by the coding sequence GTGGTCTTTAAGCGGCGGTCCGTCCGTCACTTCGATCCAAACGTCAAGATTAGCCGGGACGAATTAAAGCAAATCGTGAAAGAAACCGTGACGGCGCCTTCCGCATGTAACCTACAATCTTGGCATTTTGAGATTGTTGACAATGAAGCGGGCAAGGAAAAATTAAAATCATACTTTATTCCTTTCAACACCCCACAAATTGATTCATGTTCTGCCATGGTCCTCGTTTTTGGCGATACCCAATCGCATAAGAATTACCGCAAGGCCTGGGAAGACGACTACCATGCTGGGAAGATCACTAAGGAAGAAATGGAAGATAACTTTTCTCGAATTCTCTACCGTTATGAAGACGGCCCTCGTGATTTCCTTGTTAATGATGCTACGGTGGATGCAGCTATGGCGGCCATGCAACTGCTCTTAGTGGCCCGGGCCCATGGTTATGAAGGTAATGCGATCGCCGGTTACGATACCACAAAGGCCGCGGAAACTTTTGGCCTCGATCCTTACCGCTACATCCCTGTCATGGCCGTTGCCCTTGGCATTCCAGCTAAAAACGGCCCAGCCGAAGAAGATCATTCTGACCGTTATGGCTTAGATACAATTCTTCACTTCGTGGATGAATAA
- a CDS encoding NAD(P)/FAD-dependent oxidoreductase, translating into MSQYDLVIVGAGPAGMTAAIYGVRADLKVLMLDKLAPGGQVINTNEVDNYPGKPKINGAELCMDMFQHTQSLGADFDYKTVTRVQVADDGVMKTIYFAEDEETVQAPTVIVATGTRSRTLNIPGEEQFKGSAISWCAICDGAKYRDKDVVIIGGGNSAVDEGTYLAGIVNHLTIVTDFDLTADPASCDYLRSLDNVTVYPYKAVQSFEANEDGSLKGVKFADKETGENEQVVECDGVFEYIGAVPSTEFIQDLGITESHGYVETDAHMATAVPGIYGAGDSNSKFLRQIVTATSDGATAAQEASGYIKKLRAEGKYE; encoded by the coding sequence ATGTCACAATATGATTTAGTGATTGTGGGTGCCGGCCCAGCTGGGATGACGGCTGCGATTTATGGGGTACGGGCTGATTTGAAGGTATTAATGCTAGATAAATTAGCTCCCGGTGGACAAGTCATTAATACTAATGAAGTTGATAACTACCCTGGTAAACCCAAGATTAATGGTGCTGAATTATGTATGGACATGTTCCAACATACCCAATCTTTAGGGGCTGACTTCGACTACAAGACCGTTACCCGGGTTCAAGTCGCTGATGACGGTGTCATGAAGACCATTTACTTTGCGGAAGATGAGGAAACCGTCCAAGCCCCAACCGTGATTGTAGCTACCGGAACGCGGTCACGGACCTTAAACATTCCCGGTGAAGAACAATTCAAGGGCTCAGCTATCTCCTGGTGTGCTATCTGTGACGGGGCCAAATACCGCGACAAGGATGTTGTGATCATCGGTGGTGGGAACTCGGCTGTGGATGAGGGGACTTACCTGGCTGGCATTGTTAACCACCTCACCATCGTTACTGACTTTGACCTGACTGCTGATCCTGCTTCCTGTGACTACCTGCGTTCCCTAGACAATGTGACCGTTTACCCTTACAAGGCGGTACAAAGCTTCGAAGCCAATGAAGACGGCAGCCTCAAAGGGGTTAAATTCGCTGATAAGGAAACTGGCGAAAACGAACAAGTTGTTGAATGTGACGGGGTTTTTGAATACATCGGTGCAGTCCCAAGTACGGAATTCATCCAAGACCTAGGCATTACCGAATCACACGGTTATGTGGAAACCGATGCCCATATGGCGACCGCTGTACCTGGTATCTATGGGGCCGGTGACTCTAACAGTAAATTCTTACGTCAAATCGTGACTGCTACTTCAGACGGTGCGACCGCAGCCCAAGAAGCCAGTGGCTATATCAAGAAATTACGGGCAGAAGGCAAGTACGAATAA
- a CDS encoding co-chaperone YbbN, translating into MIKELEKDTFKEDLQNGTVLVDFYSKTCGPCKMLSFILDDVDKTKGDDLSIIKIPFEENPDLVEEYGVEGYPTLIAFKDGEEVTRKAGLQQKPVILKMIEEAE; encoded by the coding sequence GTGATCAAAGAATTAGAAAAAGACACCTTCAAAGAAGATTTACAAAATGGAACCGTTTTGGTGGACTTCTATTCCAAAACCTGTGGCCCCTGCAAGATGCTATCCTTTATCCTAGATGACGTGGATAAAACCAAAGGCGATGACCTCTCCATCATCAAAATTCCCTTTGAAGAAAACCCTGACTTAGTCGAAGAATATGGCGTTGAAGGCTACCCAACCTTAATCGCCTTTAAAGATGGAGAAGAAGTTACCCGTAAAGCCGGCCTCCAACAAAAACCAGTCATCCTAAAAATGATCGAAGAAGCAGAATAA